From the Lactuca sativa cultivar Salinas chromosome 9, Lsat_Salinas_v11, whole genome shotgun sequence genome, the window GTTTTGTATCCATAATCTCCTTAAGTGGAGAGTGTgataacccgaaatttctatcttgtgcaAAAGACTATTTTAATCAAAGTTAGACTCGTTTTACTAAATTTTAGCACTATTTAGGGTCTATTCGAGTGTTCTAAACCGATTACAATTGAAGTAGGAACCTAGAAATGAGATAACAAGATGCATATCAAGCAAAATTAGTCCAAACACGCCaaaacatggagtgtgcggccgcccacttgagtgtacggccacacacaggtgtgtgtggccacacacccaTCCCAGCCACCCACTCTCACCtatatatataccacacttagtcattttgaaCACTTTTTCCCACTTTTCCAAAGCTGGAACacattttctctcaagtatcatccaaaccTTCATCTTGTTCTTCATAAAAGTAAGTAATACTTcctttgatatgttgatatttagACTTATCTAGCCTTCTTCCCCACTTTGATCCATGAAAACATGTTtttggtgttagatcttcaagaacaccaagaacacacactaagctTTGGACTCTAAACACCCTTTTCAAGCCTCTATAACGTGTATATACTTGTTATACCTGGTTATATgctaagaacacttgatgatacaCTTGAAAATCTTGAGTTGATCATCTTCATgaagggtgtacggccgcacaccttcatggtggccgcacacaccctttaTAGCTCCCAAAATGGCAACAAACTTCATTTAAGGATAAGGCATGAAGAATGAAACCTTCCTAGATGCCTCTTATAACTTAAAATCACATTTTGGAACATTCATtaggagtgtgtggccgcacacccatcctGGCCGCACGCACACCAATATGGTGTATTTTGAGCATACACTCCCATGTATAGACATACTCCCCTTAtacacaatcatatatgattgtaacacttaAATATAAGTTTTTACTAGCCCCAAAGGTGTTCCCAAttcaataattgattatttgaaacactaattgtatacatacatatgtcattatatggttactaggattcgtttgtgctcaagtcCACAATTGACACTCAACCTCCTAAACCGATCCTACCATCGCTTCACTCactaacaggtgagttcataccccttaattaaccttttatatgtttttaaatgctttatgggggagaatacaagttgaatcatactaggtattatattaatcacatgtgattaatgagtAGTACgccaatggatttactatactttaaactgtcttgtcaacaaAACTGCTTCAGATCGATGCCCAAACACTTtcacatgttaaactctttataaaacttAGTTCCAGTTTCCAATTAATtactttcaaaactctttaaacttatatactgtcaaatcctgtctaatacatatatggttatataattaaggtttgaaggacttaggactgataatacgttctatttcatgttccttgtttggttgtggacttagagtaccctattGTTTTTCCGAGTGtcatttgatccttagttatatatcatgggTATATGTATTGACATAAAAGCTTCGGGTCTTATTTCAATACACTAAGTTATACAAACGATcttactaataaactataataggtatagtttagtgaTATACTACTTACGACTTTTAGTACATtgtatcatacaatgagtcagtacaTACATGAGTCAATGCATACCGTAaacaatacactacactatacaactgAACACACTATAATGAGAGTCATAGGGAACctacactaatacatactatataCTACACTAGAGAACTCATTATGATGGGAATCAGGAAAGACGTATACTACACTATTACATACACTATATACACACTATGTAATAAATATGAGACACTACTTCGGGGCATGACATCTCTGTCATGGCTCAtcttgtatccagaatctcctggagggagaacgcaaatttgtgtatagatctatattggattgacaatcctataccttactgctagctacagtgggatcgaCAGATCTTCGGATGACAAATGTCATTAATGTTTGACGTATTACATCGTCGTGATTTCCCCTAGTCAATTAGTATGGTTACAACTATATAACATTATACCCTAATTAACGATtggattaaggtagttagtacgataataattataatattattacaCTACACTACTTCATTATTTTCCCTTTACATCTACTTTGTGATTTCCTCACATAAAGAGTAATGTAAAAAactatattttctaaaaatagtCGCATTTGGGAAATGTACACACTCCTACAATGAACAAACATACATTacacttgatgccttggtagaaggctgctgtTAAATGGAAAACATACGGTTTTTCTaggaaataaaaacaaacactacAAACATTTTACGCACTATTACACTCgaatacttacaaacatttttcatGCAAaacatgacactaaatacttatggactcaccagctttaatgttgataaactctttcaaaataaacttgtattctcaggtcatcagtagacaggtaccgaggccaccttttgagaagatggagcatttacaagactcatcttttattttgattcatatttttggtgtctataactgtatagAACCCAattgtattaaaatacattattaatgaaatggatgatgttgtttgtttgtttactatatttttgtgttgtgatactctacatgacgtcctccgccccaaaacttttccgtcgttcttggttttggggtgtgaaataGAGcattgagtttgtgtatagatctatactggattgactatcctacaccttgctgctcgctacaatgggacttgcaagtctacatgtgccaaatgtcatttcttctgaCGTCTTTCATCATCGTGTTTTAGTCAATAGTGTGGTACAGGCatatcacatggtactttaattaacaattggattaaggtagttagtatagcagtagttacctaatacaacactacaatactttattatttccccattgcaTTCACTTTGTGATCTTCACACAATGAACGGTAACGTaaaagctatatttttggttaatgatagtcataattaggaaaatacacacttttacaagaaacaaacatataggacatttgatgccttggtagaaggctacgtttagtagaaaatataggattttctaggagattcaaacattcatgaacatttacaaacatttacaaacttatacatcaagtacatacaaacactttgatacaaacaatgacactaaaatatttgtgaactcaccaactttaaagctgataaactctttcaaaataacctgtattctcaggtcaaaagtagacaggtaccgatgccaggcttttgagaagatggagcactttCAAGGCTCGTCTCATATTTTGACTTACTTTTTGGTGTCTCTTAAACTTAAAAGAatacacttgtatgaaattatactattaatgcaatggatgatgttgttgattgtttactattatgcattgttgtgatactgaacatgacgtcctccacccccgaacatttccgccgttccggttttgaggtgtgacagcAGCTCCCGACAGGCTCCCTTATGATGGAaattgcactggttgcattttggaaggtttccagcatatggtctcgCTGATGTTGGTGTAAGAAGGGTCATGGTTGcatgaacaacaacaacatgTTGCTTCTTTGAGAACCTTTGAGTTggttgtccctttctcttacttccaGGATTTTGCTTcctgttcttaagcttggggtttagTGTGCCTTGATAAGTTGTCACTTATTGGTTCCCATGCTCGTTCCTTCAGCTGGAGTTGGAAATGCTATTTTCGCCTCCATTGGTGTTGTTTACGTTGATTTGTGGCATATCAGCAGTTAATGTCATTGTTacagcagcttggaatgtagcaggGTCCATCTGCAGGAGCGGTGTCTCTTGGGTGCGCTtgcacatacaatacatatacaagacatagagagagagagagagagggagagaacatacaatacagctagtacatacaatacatatacaagaacattacaacagttatgtgagccacgtAACGGGGCATGACATCACCTGTCATGGCtcgttttgtatccagaatctccttaagtggagagcgttgagtttgtgtatagatctatactggattgactatcctacaccttgctgctcgctacagtgggacttgcaagtctacgggtgccaaatgtcatttcttccgacgtctttcatcgtcgtgtttttAGTCAGTAGTATGGCatatcacatggtactttaattAAATGTAGAGTTTAATTGTGTTGCGTTATTGGCTTGTATTTtctatccggattgggcctgtccatccgtgattatctagTAGGGTCATATTATAAatgtgcatgcatgtatgcattatacGAGGAagagtttatttatgtttattattttgtaaccctaaacacctctacagtcgaagttcttaatcgagctcttctgaggtgttgaagcattaatcataCGACACATTCAAAGccattcttgtgttcataattaTGTTCTTACTTGTTTGTCTACATAGAATCTAACGATCCTGATTAAACTTTgtttcaacaattggtatcagagcaggagactgtgtgatcaatacacattccttctgtattcagaattctttagggtttccacttttatcgtataaatagaaGTCGTCTTCTTTATATCGAAGGTAACTCTGTTTTTGATAAAACCGTAATCTCAAGTTTAAAGGTTTGATTCTAGaagctcaccatgtctcacgaagattcgcaaacaaatctcgtcaacatctcaaacaacattggatccactACCTGAATTCTCATTCTTTACACtgaagactatgaagtatgggcgcatcactttgaagattacgtggttggatctgaagacaatggctatctcatctgggaagctatcacacTTGGGTCGTTTGTTCACTCAGGAACGAACACAATAGTTAAGTCCCAAAAGGAATATAACAAGTTGGTGGTGGATATAGAGAAGATGCCATAGGACGAGAAAGACAAGTTGCTGTGTAATGTGATGGCAATGAGAATGATCAGATTTGCCTTGCAGTCTGACACTTTTCGGTTGGTTGGTTCATGCATGACGGCCAatgaaatctgggataggttgaaagaactTTATTCAAccgatgaagatctagaacactccattcaaaccttgttgCTGTCAGAATTTGTAGTTTTCGAACAGAAACCAGAAGAAAAACTCATACAAACTATCGATTGGTTCAATCATCTACTAAGTAAGATGCTCAAGCACGGAAAATAAAGAAAGTTGATCGAATAGAAGGTGACCTTGATGAACGGTCTCAGACCAGAATGGATGGCCATGGTCTCAACCGTGAAAGCACATGAAGAGTTTAAATCTTACTCATTAGCAAAACTTGTGGGAATACTTAATTCCCATGAAAGTGTAGTGACCAAAGAAGCAAATGTAGTTTCAAGTGTGGGATCGCTGGCCCTTGTCTCAAAAGGAAAAAGCATTGTAGACGAGGAAGAAGAGTCTGATATGTCTGAATGTGACCTTACAAGCGAGGAGTATGCTTTGATGgttaccaatccaaagaagtttgcacGAAGAAAATTTCCtatcaacaagaaccgaaattggcagggaagttacaactCTGAGAAGGTGAAGGATGAAGCAAAAAAATTCTTCTCAAAAGGATGAAGACAAGAAGGAGAGCAAGCTTACGGGAGACTCTAGGTTCGACTGCAATTACTGTCACGacaagaatcactttgccaaagattgcatgctaaGCAAAATGGATGAGAAAAGagatggtgaagatgatgaggcatACTATATGCGTAatttggaagagatcaagaaaaagaaagcaaCTAATAGTTCTATGAATGCCTTGATTGTGCAGGAGAATGCAGAtgaagatgagttcggtggtgttgaagtttggtcaaccgactctgaagatgaagaggtgaAAAATCCCACTCACGGaagggcttatgtggcaaaggaagtAGGTTCGGCTGGAAGGTGTTTAATGGTCACAGCTGATTCATCAACCGAAAGTTCAAGTGAGGAACCAAACTGACTGAGGACAAGTGTTTTGCAGCCAAGCCTATGAGTGAGAAGATCAATGACTGTGATCggctgatcaaaaaggtacaatccatccttGAATCACTTAAAGTTCCAGTAACagattatgaagaagaattaaaagaattaaaattcaaaatttttaacttaagtggtagtcgcatgcaaactcgcttagcgaattctaatctaactgaccaactcagcagggtgtcttcaaaaagtgaagagagaaggatgtggattgagcagaaggaggtGGAATTAAATAAAGCTAGggatgaaagtatttatttgcaaagagacaatttaaagtttttaaaacaaaggaatgtttttttgtttaattgctaagcgctTATATACTAATATTGTTTAATTGCATTTGAGTTGTGAGATAGGGAAGAAGATTCATAAGATGATCTTagccttccttgaatttaaggaggatgagatCATTGCTGAGTGTGAATCAATAGTGTCGTCAGAAGAGACATCCATGTCTtacaaaattggactggacaagaTAGAAACCTTCATAGTTTATAAGGATCATAAAtgtatgctcaaaaatcttttggatgaaaatgataggttaaaAATTATGTCTGAAACTATTCAATCTTTTGACACGTCAAACGCCAAATTAAtttcagaaaataaaatgaaCTTAGATAATatgtctgaatttgatgaggaaagtGAGATGACTGAAATCTCAGTGGAAAACATAGTCTATTGCTCTAAGTTTATGAAGAGTGAAATCGAAAATGAGAAACCTCTCATATCTGAAAATTCAGTTGAATTCGCTCTCCTGTCAAAAGAAAAGCCTCAGAAACTCAAAGAAAAAGCTATGGTCTATCAAAGGGTTTGAACAGTGCCGAATCAGGTCTATGCAGTTACTGGTGTCACTGCAAAACAAACGGCAGAGTTAAAAATCCTGGATGACAAAGACAACGATGAAGGATGTGACGattacttctggtcagctcctattgACAACGCAAACGAAACCGTAGGCTTATCTGAGCAAACTTCATGGAGGCTTAAAGGAAGATACGTTGTTGAACCCATCAACAAACCCTCGAGTTTCgacaaaccaagcacaagtggaaccaaagaaaTCCCTGAAGAACCAATGAAAGAACCGAGAGTTCCAACTAAGACAACCGAAACATAAAACGAGAAGCCAAAGGCTAGCTTCAATATCCACAAATCGCAGAAGAAGTTAGCTAAATAGAAACACTTAAGATATCAAAGATACATGAAGAATTTGAATGAGCGAAAACGtcattggcaatctcaaaatcccAACTATGTTCCTCCAAAGAAAGAATCAAGTggtaaaggaaaggaaaaactgAAAGGACAAGAAAATTTAATCCCAAATGCTTATTATTCCAAATCTCAGAACCGAAAGTCAAGTATCGGTCCCCAAACCGGCTCTCTGAACCGAAAGTCAAGTTTCAGTCCCCAAACCGGCTCTCAGAACCGAAAGTCAATCTTCGGTCCCAAGTCCAGTTTCGGTCCTTCCAGTATATCAAATTTAGTAAAGGAtgtcaaaggaaagggaaagctcaATTCTGAGATTCATAATAAGAAAAAGTCAGCTAACCCTAAGATTCAAAAGAAAACACCAAAACCATTTAACAACACACCAACTAATACACCAAAGATTAAACAAGATAAAATTAAAATCAAGGTGTataccatcaaaagaaaagatcaatccactctagtaaaacgaacatatttggttgatatttctactGCAACTCCTTTTTCTGTGAAaaactcaccaggacccaagaaactttgggttcctaaattttctTAAATTTGTAGGtgatacgtgacgagcagtttgatgatGAATGGTATATAGATAGTGGATGGTCGcttcacatgacaggaaggaaagaagagcaGAGGGAGTTTGGGTCCCTAAAGGATGGTGGATCTATGAAGTATGGCAATAACTCGTAtggaacaatcaaaggatatgggatgAGAACCAACGGAGACTTCTCAATTCGGAAAGTTGCGTATGTGGAAggattgcagcataatctcatcaatGCATCACAACTAGTTGTGGGCACATGTTTGaaggtttcatttgatgatgagggctCTGAGATAATTGAGAAACAATCTAAAAAAGTTATGTTGAAGTCTGAAAGcaagggagagatgtatcctttaaatctcaacccaattcgaggtaaaccagcaatatgtctgctatcaaaggcGAATACtgatgaaagttggttatggcatcgacgcCTATCGCACCTGAACTTGAAAGACattaataagttggtgcttggtgatcatgttcgaggccttcctcTTCTCAATTTTTATAAGGAAGATCTGTGTGCAGCGTGTGAGATGGGAAGCATAGCAGAAAGAGCCATCCTACACGAATCAATACAAAGATTATTGAAGCTCTCTAACTTctgcacattgacttatgtggaccttcggctatcgaaagcttcggtggtagtaagtttattcttgtcattgtagatgatttttcacgcttcatctgggttttctttcttaaacagaaattagATGATACTCCCAAGttgaagatgtttatcaagcaagttgaagtgcagctgagaAAGACAGTGAGGAttatcagaagcgacaatgggctggaattcaaaaataaagaatttgaggaCTTTCTAGATGTCTAGGGGACAACTCACAACTTTTcagccccttatacaccacaacagaatgagattcttgaaagacgaaaccgttctTTATGTGAGGCAGCTAGAACCATGCTAAGCTTTGCTTCCCTTCcgttatacttctgggctgatgctgttGCAACCGTGTGTTACACTCAGAATCGATCCTTGCTCAAAAAAAGATTCTCAATCACTCTATATGATATCTTAAACAATCGAAAGcccaatgtcaaatttttccacatattcggatcaaggtgctttattttcaattctaaagagaaccgaaataagtttgacgtcaaagccgatgagggaatctttctgggtttctCGCTAACATCAAAAGCATACAGAGTGTTGAACAAACGTTCCAAACGAATTAAAGAGACATATTATGTAACCTTTTGacgataattacatgaagaaagttcaaaggAGCGAAAATGACTTGGGGGATATTTTTCCTGAATCAGGACAAATCTCGGTTCCCATATCCAACTTATTTGAAGAGTACGTtcggttatttgatgaaccagagaaagcagtACACTGAGAAGCGACTGCTGACAACAAAATCGATAATCTCAAAAAGATTATAGATGACGCTGCCAAAGAAATAGAAACTGAACCCCCTAAACTGACAGGTGGTCAACCCTCCACTGACTCTCCAAACAGCGACTCATTGTTCAAGGGGGAGAGTTCATCAGCACCAAAGGCAACCGAAATATCTTTcaagggggagaatccaattctGTCCCCAACTCATAAAGGTCCATACGAGGGGGAACATACAACTCCAAACCCACCCAATAGTAGTCCAAtcgagggggggggggaatccGACTCGCAATGAGGATGAAAACTCTGATTTTGACAAAGGTTAcacttcgccagtcgagggggagaaaaaGAATGCAACTGATGAAGGTGATCAATCAAAACTTGAAGAGGAAGTAAACGCAGATTTGGATCCAGCCTAtgacccaaattatcctccttTATTGAaatggaccaaggatcatccCAAAGCTCAAATTATTGGAGAATCATCTGAGAAAGTTCTTACTCGTTCTCAGTTGAAAGCGAaaaaaactgcattattctctaaagttgaattctatatgtttaattcgtttatcTCCAAGGTCGAGCCAAAAACGGTTAATGATGCAcatgatcattctgattgggttcaaacAATGCAAGATGAGCTCCATGAGTTCGAACGTAATCGAGTTTGGAGGctgattcccacaccaaaggatgcttcatTGGTTGGCTtgaaatgggtcttcaggaataaATTGGACAAAGAGGGGAATGTTATTagaaacaaggctcggttggtagtaaaaggatattgccaagaggaaggaatagactatgaggaaaccttcgctcctgttgcaaggttggaatctgtTAGAATCTTTCTGGCATATGTTGCTCATAAAAACTTCGCAAGTcttccaaatggatgtgaaatgcgctttccaaaatggagaactagaagaaacggtgtatgttgagcaacctcCCGGGTTCGTGAATGAGAAATTTCCTGATCATTGGTATGTGTtggataaagctgtatatggtttaaagcaagcactgagggcctggtatgaaactttaacttGCTTtctgaaaatgtcaaaatttaagcaaggttcggttgacccatccttctttcgaaagaaagaagACGAACATCAAATGATAGTTCAGATTTATGTCCATGACATCATCTtcagctccacgaatcctagcgtAACGGTTGAATTCAGGAAATTGATGGAgtctaaatttgaaatgagcgcaacgggtctaattaactttttccttggtttgaatattagacagggaccagaaggtatctttatcaaccaggaggccTATACAAAGAACTTGCTGGTGAAATTCggtatgatgggagattccaaagtgaaggttcctatggcatttggaaCTAAGTTAACACCTTCTCTGGAAAAAACCTGTTGTTGACATAACACTATATCGAAaaatgatagggtcccttatgtatctagCAGCTAGTAGATcggacataatgttttctgtttgttattgtgctaggtttcaagctaatccaagagaacctcacatggtagctgtgaaaaatatttttcgttacctaaagcgaacctcatctctcggtctttggtaccctgctagatctggattcttcattcaagctttttctgatattgatcttggaggatgtggtctagaccgaaagagcactataggtggatgccaattccttgacggtaaacttgttagctggcagtccaagaagcaaacttgtgtgtCACTTTCAACAGCCGAAGTTGAGTATATAGTTGCGGCATCATGTACTTCACAagtaatatggattcaaagtcaactaagagattacgggctgagtatgaagaagattcctctctattgtgactccgaaagtgcaataagaatatgtcacaatccagtgcaacactcaaagagaaagcatatagcactgagatatcattttatcaaggaacatgtagaagatgggaacgtggaAGTGCATTTCGTTCAGTCCTCTGATCAAttggcagatatattcactaaagCCTTACCTGAAGCGAGCTTCAATAAAATATTACAAGGCCTGGgtatgatggaagcagagtcTATACCGAATTCTCAAATCTCTCACTAAAAATTCGATAAGCGAAATAGagtgaacgctcggtctatttcggttccggattttttgggaaccgaaatgaatcgaacgctcggtctatctcAGTTCCATAatttttgggaaccgaaatgaaccgaacgctcggtttatTTCGGCTCTAAAATTTTacggaaccgaaatgaaccgaacgctcggcttATTTCGCTTCATTCTTTtaagataaggtttcggttgtacATTTTGTTTATACTATTAACTATATTTTTTAGGTGTTTTATGCTACTTTATGTTTCACTttctgttttttttattattttcagaaaatttcaaaacttcaaaaatccaaaaatattttctctttctgtttttattatattttagaaaacttcaaaacttcaaaaatccaaaaaatattttctgtttttgtttttattatttttaagaaaatctCAAAAcctcaaaaatatatttttttatttttttatttttggtttgtttgttttgtttgtgtGGTGTGTTTGTTTGCTTGTTCTTTTACATAGATCCCAAGTATGTCAGTACAACAACAT encodes:
- the LOC111882200 gene encoding uncharacterized protein LOC111882200, which codes for MKNLNERKRHWQSQNPNYVPPKKESSGKGKEKLKGQENLIPNAYYSKSQNRKSSIGPQTGSLNRKSSFSPQTGSQNRKSIFGPKSSFGPSSISNLVKDVKGKGKLNSEIHNKKKSANPKIQKKTPKPFNNTPTNTPKIKQDKIKIKVIRDEQFDDEWYIDSGWSLHMTGRKEEQREFGSLKDGGSMKYGNNSYGTIKGYGMRTNGDFSIRKVAYVEGLQHNLINASQLVVGTCLKKLDDTPKLKMFIKQVEVQLRKTVRIIRSDNGLEFKNKEFEDFLDV